A part of Citrifermentans bremense genomic DNA contains:
- a CDS encoding TraB/GumN family protein: MPERLHLENFGNVHALPILHYRMEFAQLVREAYELLKPDCIAIELPRTLEPQFLRAIARLPELSVLSYQVAGQSVFLLVEPADPLIEGARLALENHIPLHLVDIDLDSYPSHDEQLPDSYAVQRIGLEPFYREVEKLYRDLEPCDEDLRRERGMAHRLQQLSAQHQRVLFICGMSHLQRIRENFGKLLAQPLTRTRREGIAIFNLHPECCHEVLAEYPFLSSLYEMRRSPLPPEPAAGGASLRKSFNAFELILGGKQSIPEEQALLEAIQRSAHRIGSEGEMPDRQKIMLRLFLEAARHYRQETGDKVHYWQKRAFFRFARNYALLSQMLLPDLYQMLAAARGCLDDNFAYAFFRLAAHYPWQREQSEIPTMRLSAAELWAGTRRIRFRPRQQVRGKGRSGIKMTNRRKEKRPGDWLEGFDDPYICSYPPEDLSIEEYGRNLKRIGARQLSEEASRTEPFSASLLDGIDMRETIRNLHEGKIYVKENKRLKSGVGCVVVVFDEDREDSRYPYCMTWLGEHDQESDMAFYATPPTDNIVGPGISRCEYGGFLLSYPPRRMHDVWQDPDYRGALGKGEVLLMAALDYSLEKDVVYAAAKPPRSYLKQQAARLGKRIIYLPLGSLSPVALKRLRAFHILYGKDKRDIAKDYIW, encoded by the coding sequence ATGCCCGAGCGCCTGCATCTCGAAAATTTCGGCAACGTCCACGCCCTTCCCATCCTGCACTACCGGATGGAATTCGCGCAGCTGGTACGCGAGGCGTATGAACTGCTGAAACCCGACTGCATCGCCATCGAGCTCCCCCGGACCCTGGAGCCGCAGTTCCTGCGCGCCATCGCGCGCCTGCCCGAACTTTCCGTCCTCTCCTACCAAGTCGCCGGCCAGTCCGTCTTTCTCCTCGTCGAACCAGCCGATCCTCTCATCGAGGGGGCGCGCCTCGCGCTCGAGAACCACATCCCGCTACACCTGGTCGACATCGACCTGGACAGCTACCCCTCCCACGACGAGCAGCTTCCCGACTCCTACGCGGTGCAGCGCATCGGCCTCGAGCCGTTTTACCGGGAGGTGGAAAAGCTTTACCGCGACCTGGAGCCGTGCGACGAGGACCTGCGCCGCGAGCGCGGCATGGCGCACAGGCTGCAGCAGCTTTCCGCACAGCACCAAAGGGTCCTTTTCATCTGCGGCATGTCGCACCTGCAGCGGATCCGGGAGAACTTCGGGAAGCTTCTGGCTCAGCCGCTCACCCGCACCCGCCGCGAAGGGATCGCCATCTTCAACCTGCATCCGGAATGCTGCCACGAGGTACTGGCCGAGTACCCGTTTCTTTCCTCCCTCTACGAGATGAGGAGATCGCCCCTTCCCCCGGAACCCGCGGCGGGTGGCGCCTCGTTGCGGAAAAGCTTCAACGCGTTCGAGCTGATCCTCGGAGGGAAGCAGTCGATCCCCGAGGAGCAGGCCCTCTTGGAGGCCATCCAGCGCAGCGCCCACCGCATAGGGAGCGAAGGGGAGATGCCGGACCGCCAGAAGATCATGCTGCGGCTGTTCCTGGAGGCGGCGCGCCACTACCGCCAGGAGACCGGGGACAAGGTCCACTACTGGCAGAAGCGCGCCTTCTTCCGCTTCGCCCGGAACTACGCGCTCCTGTCGCAGATGCTCCTTCCCGACCTGTACCAGATGCTCGCCGCTGCCCGCGGCTGCCTCGACGACAATTTCGCCTACGCCTTTTTCCGGCTGGCCGCGCACTACCCGTGGCAGCGGGAGCAAAGCGAGATCCCGACCATGAGGCTCTCCGCCGCCGAACTCTGGGCCGGCACCCGCAGGATTCGTTTCCGCCCCCGCCAGCAGGTGCGCGGCAAGGGGCGCTCCGGCATCAAGATGACGAACCGGCGCAAGGAGAAGCGCCCCGGCGACTGGCTGGAGGGGTTCGACGACCCGTACATCTGCTCCTATCCCCCCGAAGACTTGAGCATCGAGGAGTACGGAAGGAACCTGAAGCGGATCGGGGCGCGGCAGTTGAGCGAGGAGGCGAGCAGGACCGAGCCTTTCTCGGCGTCGCTACTGGACGGGATCGACATGCGCGAGACCATCAGGAACCTGCACGAGGGGAAGATCTACGTAAAGGAAAACAAGCGGTTAAAGAGCGGGGTAGGGTGCGTGGTTGTGGTCTTCGACGAGGACCGTGAGGACTCCAGGTATCCCTACTGCATGACCTGGCTCGGGGAGCACGACCAGGAATCGGACATGGCCTTTTACGCCACCCCTCCCACCGACAACATCGTCGGGCCCGGCATTTCCCGCTGCGAGTACGGGGGGTTCCTGTTGAGCTACCCGCCGCGCCGGATGCACGACGTCTGGCAGGACCCGGATTACCGGGGCGCCCTGGGTAAGGGCGAGGTGCTTTTGATGGCGGCGCTTGATTATTCCCTTGAAAAGGATGTGGTGTATGCCGCGGCGAAGCCGCCGAGGAGCTATCTGAAGCAGCAGGCGGCGCGGCTGGGGAAGAGGATCATCTATCTGCCGCTGGGGAGCCTCTCGCCGGTGGCGCTCAAGAGGCTCAGGGCGTTTCACATCCTCTACGGCAAGGACAAGCGGGACATCGCCAAGGACTACATCTGGTAA